Proteins from a single region of Pseudorasbora parva isolate DD20220531a chromosome 22, ASM2467924v1, whole genome shotgun sequence:
- the pusl1 gene encoding tRNA pseudouridine synthase-like 1 isoform X2, with the protein MQYSAARYLIFFQYAGTKYSGVMKTPADQAVEGVQNHLESAVRKLKPVNEVSVSISSRTDTGVHALCNSAHVDIQRRADKPPLQEQTLVEALNFHLKAEPIRITRAYRVHSDFHARYQAISRTYVYRLALGLRHHTEMPVTERDLCWALRDTRLNIDAMQEATAVLIGTHDFSTFRALSSETPFKNPVKSLESARLEPGVSFSQRHFHRDIQFWELAFKSRSFLYRQVRRMTGALVAVGQGRLSVSQIQELLEARDSLAFPNNLTAPAHGLFLTNVQYRDAGST; encoded by the exons ATGCAATACTCCGCCGCCCGTTATTTAATCTTTTTTCAGTACGCAGGGACCAAATACAG TGGCGTGATGAAAACACCCGCCGATCAAGCTGTAGAGGGGGTTCAGAATCATTTAGAG AGTGCAGTGCGTAAGCTAAAGCCGGTCAATGAGGTGTCAGTGTCCATCTCCAGTAGAACAGACACTGGTGTGCATGCCTTGTGTAACTCTGCACATGTGGATATCCAGCGGAGAGCAGACAAACCACCACTGCAGGAGCAAACCCTGGTGGAGGCCTTAAACTTCCACTTGAAAGCAGAACCTATAAG AATCACCAGGGCTTACCGTGTCCACAGTGACTTCCATGCACGCTATCAGGCCATATCACGGACATATGTGTACCGCTTGGCTTTGGGTCTCAGACATCACACAGAAATGCCAGTAACGGAGAGGGATCTATGCTGGGCATTACGAGACAC GAGGCTAAATATTGATGCAATGCAagaggccactgcagtgctgATAGGAACCCATGACTTCAGCACCTTCCGTGCCTTGAGCTCAGAGACGCCCTTTAAGAACCCAGTGAAGTCCTTAGAGTCGGCCCGGCTGGAGCCTGGGGTCTCATTCAGTCAGAGACACTTTCACAG AGATATTCAGTTCTGGGAGCTCGCCTTTAAAAGTAGGTCTTTTTTATACAGACAA GTGCGGAGGATGACTGGGGCGCTGGTTGCCGTTGGTCAGGGTAGACTGTCTGTAAGTCAGATTCAGGAGCTACTAGAGGCACGTGATTCATTGGCATTCCCAAATAACCTGACCGCCCCGGCCCACGGCCTCTTTCTGACCAATGTACAGTACAGAGATGCAG
- the pusl1 gene encoding tRNA pseudouridine synthase-like 1 isoform X1 produces the protein MQYSAARYLIFFQYAGTKYSGVMKTPADQAVEGVQNHLESAVRKLKPVNEVSVSISSRTDTGVHALCNSAHVDIQRRADKPPLQEQTLVEALNFHLKAEPIRITRAYRVHSDFHARYQAISRTYVYRLALGLRHHTEMPVTERDLCWALRDTRLNIDAMQEATAVLIGTHDFSTFRALSSETPFKNPVKSLESARLEPGVSFSQRHFHRDIQFWELAFKSRSFLYRQVRRMTGALVAVGQGRLSVSQIQELLEARDSLAFPNNLTAPAHGLFLTNVQYRDADLAWLNRDII, from the exons ATGCAATACTCCGCCGCCCGTTATTTAATCTTTTTTCAGTACGCAGGGACCAAATACAG TGGCGTGATGAAAACACCCGCCGATCAAGCTGTAGAGGGGGTTCAGAATCATTTAGAG AGTGCAGTGCGTAAGCTAAAGCCGGTCAATGAGGTGTCAGTGTCCATCTCCAGTAGAACAGACACTGGTGTGCATGCCTTGTGTAACTCTGCACATGTGGATATCCAGCGGAGAGCAGACAAACCACCACTGCAGGAGCAAACCCTGGTGGAGGCCTTAAACTTCCACTTGAAAGCAGAACCTATAAG AATCACCAGGGCTTACCGTGTCCACAGTGACTTCCATGCACGCTATCAGGCCATATCACGGACATATGTGTACCGCTTGGCTTTGGGTCTCAGACATCACACAGAAATGCCAGTAACGGAGAGGGATCTATGCTGGGCATTACGAGACAC GAGGCTAAATATTGATGCAATGCAagaggccactgcagtgctgATAGGAACCCATGACTTCAGCACCTTCCGTGCCTTGAGCTCAGAGACGCCCTTTAAGAACCCAGTGAAGTCCTTAGAGTCGGCCCGGCTGGAGCCTGGGGTCTCATTCAGTCAGAGACACTTTCACAG AGATATTCAGTTCTGGGAGCTCGCCTTTAAAAGTAGGTCTTTTTTATACAGACAA GTGCGGAGGATGACTGGGGCGCTGGTTGCCGTTGGTCAGGGTAGACTGTCTGTAAGTCAGATTCAGGAGCTACTAGAGGCACGTGATTCATTGGCATTCCCAAATAACCTGACCGCCCCGGCCCACGGCCTCTTTCTGACCAATGTACAGTACAGAGATGCAG ATCTTGCCTGGCTGAACCGtgatattatttaa
- the pusl1 gene encoding tRNA pseudouridine synthase-like 1 isoform X3, which translates to MQYSAARYLIFFQYAGTKYSGVMKTPADQAVEGVQNHLESAVRKLKPVNEVSVSISSRTDTGVHALCNSAHVDIQRRADKPPLQEQTLVEALNFHLKAEPIRITRAYRVHSDFHARYQAISRTYVYRLALGLRHHTEMPVTERDLCWALRDTDIQFWELAFKSRSFLYRQVRRMTGALVAVGQGRLSVSQIQELLEARDSLAFPNNLTAPAHGLFLTNVQYRDADLAWLNRDII; encoded by the exons ATGCAATACTCCGCCGCCCGTTATTTAATCTTTTTTCAGTACGCAGGGACCAAATACAG TGGCGTGATGAAAACACCCGCCGATCAAGCTGTAGAGGGGGTTCAGAATCATTTAGAG AGTGCAGTGCGTAAGCTAAAGCCGGTCAATGAGGTGTCAGTGTCCATCTCCAGTAGAACAGACACTGGTGTGCATGCCTTGTGTAACTCTGCACATGTGGATATCCAGCGGAGAGCAGACAAACCACCACTGCAGGAGCAAACCCTGGTGGAGGCCTTAAACTTCCACTTGAAAGCAGAACCTATAAG AATCACCAGGGCTTACCGTGTCCACAGTGACTTCCATGCACGCTATCAGGCCATATCACGGACATATGTGTACCGCTTGGCTTTGGGTCTCAGACATCACACAGAAATGCCAGTAACGGAGAGGGATCTATGCTGGGCATTACGAGACAC AGATATTCAGTTCTGGGAGCTCGCCTTTAAAAGTAGGTCTTTTTTATACAGACAA GTGCGGAGGATGACTGGGGCGCTGGTTGCCGTTGGTCAGGGTAGACTGTCTGTAAGTCAGATTCAGGAGCTACTAGAGGCACGTGATTCATTGGCATTCCCAAATAACCTGACCGCCCCGGCCCACGGCCTCTTTCTGACCAATGTACAGTACAGAGATGCAG ATCTTGCCTGGCTGAACCGtgatattatttaa